From a single Aminobacterium mobile DSM 12262 genomic region:
- a CDS encoding ribose-phosphate diphosphokinase, translated as MGSSSRDLKIFSGTAHPEFARRICAELGVELSRAKHYCFSDGEIGLSIEESVRGADVFVVQPTCEPVNDNLMQLFIMLDALKRASAYRINVVTPYFGYARQDRKTKARDPISAKLVANLMEHSGACRLITADLHAGQIQGFFDIPVDHLTGVPLLANYFKEKFPSEIKREEVVVVAPDVGGVVRARRFAVTLNADLAIVDKRRSHDVANLCEVMEIIGDVTGKVAILIDDIIDTAGTICNAAAALKERGADKVYACATHGVLSGPAIERLEKADIDKVILTDTIPLPESKKLDKITQLSIAPLFAEAIARVHSDRSVSSLFS; from the coding sequence ATGGGTTCCAGTTCCAGGGATCTAAAAATCTTTTCGGGAACCGCCCATCCGGAGTTCGCCAGAAGAATCTGCGCGGAGCTGGGGGTAGAGCTTTCCCGGGCCAAACATTACTGCTTTTCAGATGGAGAAATAGGGCTATCGATTGAAGAAAGTGTTCGAGGAGCAGATGTTTTTGTAGTTCAACCTACGTGTGAACCGGTGAATGATAATCTTATGCAACTCTTTATTATGTTAGATGCTTTGAAGAGAGCATCTGCTTATCGTATTAACGTGGTAACTCCTTATTTTGGATACGCTCGTCAAGATCGTAAGACAAAGGCTCGTGATCCTATATCTGCCAAACTCGTGGCTAACCTGATGGAGCATAGCGGTGCTTGTCGGTTAATCACGGCTGATTTACATGCAGGGCAGATCCAGGGCTTTTTTGATATTCCTGTGGATCATCTTACTGGCGTTCCCCTTCTGGCTAACTATTTTAAAGAGAAGTTCCCCAGCGAGATAAAGAGGGAAGAAGTAGTAGTTGTAGCTCCAGACGTTGGAGGAGTGGTTCGTGCACGTCGTTTTGCAGTGACTCTCAATGCTGACTTGGCTATTGTGGATAAACGACGATCCCATGATGTGGCCAACCTTTGTGAAGTGATGGAGATCATAGGAGATGTAACGGGAAAAGTAGCTATCCTTATTGACGATATTATCGATACTGCTGGTACTATTTGCAATGCTGCGGCTGCCTTGAAAGAGCGAGGAGCAGATAAAGTGTATGCGTGTGCTACCCATGGCGTTTTGTCAGGGCCTGCTATTGAAAGATTGGAAAAAGCTGATATCGATAAGGTTATTCTTACAGATACAATCCCGTTGCCTGAAAGCAAAAAGTTAGATAAAATTACACAGTTGTCCATTGCTCCATTGTTTGCAGAAGCTATAGCCCGAGTGCATAGTGACCGCTCTGTGAGCAGTTTGTTCAGCTAA
- the glmU gene encoding bifunctional UDP-N-acetylglucosamine diphosphorylase/glucosamine-1-phosphate N-acetyltransferase GlmU, with translation MSNHRSIGVLILAAGKGTRMKSDLPKVLQPILGEPLLFYPLRAVHNAGLSDVAVVIGHGGTNVESYLSVACPNVCSIWQHEQLGTGHAVQVAREWWSSFSDVLVIPGDAPLLQPDSLSLLVRTHLESSSLCTFASFHAKNPAGYGRVTRTNGAISIIEEKDATPEIRKITEVNSGIYLFNTLALASHIDSLANENAQKEYYLPDVVGLLSDQKQHVEAVCFDNEEDFQGVNSPVQLAAVTAIVRKRIVHYWMELGVKCPSPDTVFIGPRVSFKGDVWIDPFVQLYGSTEVGEGSYIGSHTILRDTKIGQFVDIIHFVSIQSSCVEDHATIGPFAFIRDNACVGEKAFVGKFVEIKKSTIGSGSKVPHLSYIGDAQIGCDTNIGAGTITCNYDGTNKNPTHIGNRCFVGSDTMLVAPVSLGDNSFTAAGSVITQDVPEGALAVARARQKNVEDWVVRRQGNRKEGGKE, from the coding sequence GTGTCTAATCATCGCTCTATAGGGGTATTAATTCTCGCTGCGGGGAAAGGAACGAGAATGAAAAGTGATTTACCCAAAGTGCTGCAACCAATTTTAGGAGAGCCCCTTCTTTTTTATCCTCTTCGGGCAGTGCATAACGCAGGTCTTTCTGACGTAGCAGTAGTTATTGGACATGGTGGTACGAACGTGGAGTCGTATCTCTCTGTAGCATGTCCAAACGTTTGTTCCATTTGGCAACATGAGCAGTTAGGAACTGGGCATGCTGTTCAAGTAGCTAGAGAGTGGTGGAGTTCTTTTTCAGACGTACTGGTTATACCTGGCGATGCCCCTCTGTTACAGCCTGATTCCTTATCCCTTTTAGTTCGTACCCATCTTGAGTCTTCTTCTCTGTGCACTTTTGCCAGTTTTCACGCTAAAAATCCTGCCGGATATGGAAGAGTTACCCGTACTAACGGTGCTATTTCGATCATAGAAGAAAAAGATGCAACTCCAGAGATAAGAAAAATAACTGAAGTCAATAGCGGGATATACCTCTTTAATACTTTGGCTTTGGCTTCTCATATAGACTCTTTGGCAAATGAGAATGCGCAAAAAGAATATTACCTTCCTGATGTGGTAGGACTTCTATCAGATCAAAAACAGCATGTAGAGGCTGTTTGTTTCGACAATGAAGAAGATTTTCAAGGAGTCAACAGCCCTGTACAATTAGCAGCGGTTACTGCTATTGTAAGAAAACGCATAGTGCACTATTGGATGGAGTTAGGGGTAAAATGTCCCAGTCCGGATACTGTTTTTATCGGACCGCGGGTTTCTTTTAAAGGGGACGTTTGGATAGATCCCTTTGTTCAACTTTATGGTTCCACTGAAGTAGGAGAAGGGAGCTACATTGGCAGCCACACAATTCTTCGCGATACGAAAATAGGTCAATTTGTAGATATTATTCACTTTGTTTCAATTCAGTCTAGCTGTGTAGAAGATCATGCTACAATTGGCCCGTTTGCTTTTATTCGAGATAATGCTTGTGTTGGTGAAAAAGCTTTTGTAGGTAAGTTTGTTGAGATAAAGAAAAGCACCATTGGTTCTGGGAGCAAGGTTCCGCACCTTTCTTATATTGGCGATGCTCAAATTGGTTGCGATACTAATATTGGGGCAGGAACTATAACATGTAATTATGACGGAACCAACAAAAACCCGACGCATATAGGAAATAGATGCTTTGTAGGTAGCGATACAATGCTTGTAGCCCCTGTCTCTCTTGGCGACAACTCCTTCACGGCAGCAGGATCTGTTATTACACAAGATGTGCCCGAGGGGGCTTTGGCTGTTGCTAGAGCTAGACAGAAAAACGTAGAGGACTGGGTTGTACGCCGTCAAGGCAACAGAAAAGAAGGGGGTAAGGAGTGA
- the ade gene encoding adenine deaminase, which yields MNIQKMLSAARGELPCDLVIKNSRIANVFSLDYEQADVAIYDGTIVGVGKGYKGLMEVDAEGAVLAPGFIEGHCHIESTMLTPAGFAEMVLPCGTTTVVADPHEIANTCGMKGLEYMYLESRDLPIDIYFAAPSCVPASPFETPKEPLDALAIKNSYEEGWCKSLGEVMNYPGVIHGEESVWGKILVSWNEVRSGHAPGVTGKDLCAYLLSGCASDHESSTCKEGVEKLRRGMWLMIRQGATEHNLQELLPIIKENEARSSHAMFVSDDLTANHIETCGHLDQKVRLAIEAGLSPLTALRMVTLSPAQYFRLWDRGAIAPGYKADMVLLDSLENCQPIHVWKNGEFVVRNSALLNVPFPRRHSYPLASRALHIPSLEEIRVKSSLSSQIRVLGLKAGQVVTDHRIETPTVHKGQIVADANRDLAKIVVVDKNSGSNRFFVGFVMGLGIKEGAIASSVAHDAHNYIAAGMDDISIRYALNELSYLGGGLLAVRGQKTIADLPLPVGGLMSDGSARDVINGLNEVEKGALSLGTKLPHPFMAMSFLSLSVIPELKITDQGYVDLNRGGAMSLFAEDK from the coding sequence ATGAACATTCAAAAGATGCTTTCGGCGGCACGAGGAGAGCTTCCATGCGACCTTGTAATCAAAAATAGCCGCATCGCTAATGTGTTCAGCTTAGATTATGAACAAGCCGATGTAGCTATATATGATGGTACCATAGTGGGGGTAGGTAAGGGGTATAAAGGTTTAATGGAAGTCGATGCAGAGGGGGCCGTTTTAGCTCCGGGCTTTATTGAAGGGCATTGCCATATAGAAAGCACGATGCTTACTCCAGCTGGATTTGCCGAGATGGTGTTGCCTTGCGGCACAACAACGGTAGTGGCTGATCCTCATGAAATAGCTAATACCTGCGGTATGAAGGGATTAGAATACATGTACCTTGAATCTCGTGACCTTCCTATCGATATTTATTTTGCGGCGCCTTCTTGTGTGCCTGCATCTCCTTTTGAAACCCCCAAAGAGCCATTGGACGCACTCGCTATTAAAAACTCTTATGAGGAAGGCTGGTGCAAGTCATTAGGCGAAGTGATGAATTATCCAGGAGTTATTCATGGAGAAGAGAGCGTTTGGGGGAAAATTTTGGTATCATGGAATGAGGTACGAAGTGGACATGCTCCCGGTGTGACAGGAAAGGATTTGTGTGCATATCTGTTAAGTGGATGCGCTAGTGATCACGAAAGTTCTACTTGTAAAGAGGGCGTAGAGAAGTTGCGAAGGGGAATGTGGCTTATGATTCGTCAAGGAGCGACTGAGCATAACCTTCAAGAACTTCTACCTATTATCAAAGAGAACGAAGCTCGATCCTCTCATGCCATGTTTGTAAGTGATGATCTTACAGCGAACCACATAGAAACATGTGGTCACTTGGATCAAAAGGTCCGCCTTGCGATAGAAGCAGGGCTTTCTCCTCTCACAGCTCTTCGTATGGTTACCTTATCACCAGCGCAATATTTTAGGCTATGGGATCGAGGCGCAATTGCACCAGGCTATAAAGCAGATATGGTATTACTAGATAGTTTGGAAAATTGTCAGCCTATACATGTTTGGAAAAATGGAGAGTTTGTTGTGCGTAACTCCGCCCTGTTGAATGTGCCATTTCCCAGACGTCATTCGTATCCGTTAGCGTCAAGAGCTTTACACATCCCATCTCTTGAAGAAATTCGCGTAAAATCGTCTTTATCCTCTCAAATACGGGTATTGGGACTCAAAGCAGGACAAGTAGTTACAGATCATCGTATAGAGACCCCTACTGTTCACAAAGGGCAGATTGTAGCTGATGCAAATAGAGATCTGGCGAAGATAGTGGTTGTAGATAAAAATAGTGGGAGCAATCGCTTTTTTGTAGGGTTTGTTATGGGACTTGGTATTAAAGAGGGGGCTATTGCATCTTCTGTCGCGCATGACGCTCATAACTATATTGCTGCTGGTATGGATGATATATCCATACGCTATGCCCTTAACGAGTTATCCTATCTGGGGGGAGGGTTGCTAGCCGTTCGTGGACAAAAGACGATAGCAGATCTCCCTCTTCCAGTAGGAGGTCTGATGAGCGATGGTTCTGCCAGAGATGTTATTAATGGTTTGAATGAAGTGGAGAAAGGGGCTCTTTCTCTTGGAACAAAGCTGCCCCATCCTTTTATGGCCATGAGTTTTTTATCGCTTAGTGTCATTCCTGAATTAAAAATTACTGACCAGGGATATGTGGATCTTAATAGAGGAGGGGCAATGTCACTTTTTGCGGAGGATAAGTAG
- the glmS gene encoding glutamine--fructose-6-phosphate transaminase (isomerizing), translating to MCGIVGYVGQRNAPDILIDGMKRLEYRGYDSAGIAVNNGKDIQVLKEVGKVSELEKAISTRSIGGHLGIGHTRWATHGGVTQVNAHPHSDCKRQIVLVHNGIVENYIEIRKALESEGVSFLTETDTEVVAQLLAKIYGSKKDMVQALVELGAQLRGSFALAILVKDMPDTIYCVRKGSPLVVGNGEGEAFCASDVPALLPYTQNVYYMNDGDIACLSPKGVSFWDESGSIIKKEFHRIEWDLSMVDKCGYPHFMLKEINEQGAVLRSSLEGRICNSKVDLSKELHVPASSVQKWRRLHIVACGTSFYAALVAERLLEEITDLDIRVDVASEYRYRPLSIGEDTLAIFVSQSGETADTLAAERMAKSRGARCLAVTNAQGSSLAREVDDVLLLKAGPEIGVAATKTFTGQLAVLYVLAIYIAKLRGTLSSVEEKRLVDGLQKLPYQIEGILERQEELRRIAERYATSRDLLYLGRGRSFPIALEGALKLKEISYVHAEAYAAGEMKHGPIALLEKDVPVVVIAPRDKLYEKAFSNILEAKARKAPIFTIGTLGDKNVDEISDHVFSVPQTEEELTPFMTVIPLQIFAYYMARVRGCDIDQPRNLAKSVTVE from the coding sequence ATTGTTGGATATGTAGGGCAGCGTAATGCGCCAGATATTCTTATAGATGGCATGAAGCGCTTGGAGTATCGAGGGTATGATTCGGCTGGAATTGCTGTAAACAACGGTAAAGATATTCAGGTGCTCAAAGAGGTGGGAAAGGTTTCTGAGCTTGAAAAGGCTATCTCTACCCGTAGTATCGGTGGGCATCTTGGCATTGGCCATACTCGTTGGGCTACCCACGGTGGTGTAACTCAGGTCAATGCTCATCCTCATAGCGACTGCAAAAGGCAGATTGTTTTAGTACATAATGGAATTGTCGAAAACTATATTGAAATAAGAAAAGCACTTGAATCAGAGGGCGTTTCTTTCTTAACTGAAACAGATACGGAAGTAGTTGCCCAGCTTCTTGCTAAAATTTATGGAAGTAAAAAAGATATGGTTCAGGCTTTGGTGGAGCTAGGAGCTCAGTTAAGGGGTTCTTTTGCGCTAGCTATTCTCGTTAAGGACATGCCAGATACGATCTATTGTGTTAGAAAGGGTTCTCCTCTCGTTGTGGGTAACGGTGAGGGAGAGGCTTTTTGTGCTTCCGATGTCCCTGCTCTCCTGCCATATACTCAAAATGTGTACTATATGAACGACGGGGATATTGCCTGTCTCTCCCCAAAGGGAGTGTCCTTTTGGGATGAGTCTGGTTCAATTATAAAAAAAGAATTCCATCGTATAGAATGGGATCTTTCCATGGTAGATAAATGTGGCTATCCGCACTTTATGCTTAAAGAAATCAATGAGCAGGGTGCTGTTTTAAGGAGTTCTCTAGAGGGGCGTATCTGCAATTCAAAAGTGGATCTTTCCAAGGAGCTCCATGTTCCCGCTTCTTCGGTTCAAAAGTGGAGGCGCCTCCATATCGTGGCATGTGGTACTTCGTTTTATGCGGCACTGGTAGCGGAAAGGCTTCTTGAGGAGATTACGGACCTAGATATTCGTGTGGATGTGGCTTCTGAGTATCGATACAGACCTCTTTCTATAGGAGAAGATACGTTGGCGATTTTTGTATCTCAATCTGGAGAGACAGCGGATACTCTTGCTGCAGAGCGGATGGCTAAAAGTCGAGGAGCCCGATGTTTGGCGGTGACGAATGCTCAAGGATCATCTTTGGCTCGAGAAGTAGACGATGTCCTCTTGCTGAAAGCAGGCCCTGAAATAGGAGTAGCAGCTACGAAAACGTTTACCGGGCAGCTTGCGGTGCTATACGTGCTCGCTATCTATATTGCTAAACTGCGTGGGACTCTCTCTTCAGTTGAGGAGAAAAGGCTTGTAGATGGTCTTCAGAAATTGCCATATCAGATAGAGGGGATACTGGAACGACAGGAAGAGCTTCGACGTATAGCTGAGAGATATGCAACATCTCGGGATCTTCTCTATCTCGGTCGTGGCCGTTCTTTCCCCATAGCGTTAGAAGGGGCGTTGAAGTTAAAAGAAATATCATATGTGCATGCTGAAGCTTACGCTGCCGGCGAGATGAAACATGGTCCTATAGCTCTGCTTGAAAAGGATGTACCAGTGGTAGTGATTGCTCCACGGGATAAACTTTATGAAAAAGCTTTTTCGAATATTTTAGAAGCGAAAGCCAGAAAGGCTCCAATTTTTACTATAGGTACTTTGGGGGATAAAAACGTAGATGAAATATCAGATCATGTTTTTTCTGTGCCTCAAACAGAAGAGGAGCTAACTCCTTTTATGACGGTTATTCCGTTGCAGATTTTTGCATATTATATGGCTCGTGTACGGGGATGCGACATCGATCAACCTCGTAATTTGGCCAAAAGCGTTACAGTCGAGTAA